GATGATCGCGCCATCCTGCATTATAGTTGTTGGAATAGGGATCATACTTTTGCCTTTGTTGCCCTTGAAATCCTCCTAATGCATTAGCTTGCTCAAGACCACCTTGATCCATCAACGAAGGGTACATGTCTGTGGCATGTCCCATCATTGAACATACACCACACACCTGTTTTGGAGCCACAATAACCTGTTGCACAAGATTAGTCAAGTTAGCTAATTGTAATTCAATACTAGAATTAGCACTTACCTCGTTAACTTTCTTAAAAGGTAGCTCATCTCTCCCTCCAAATTGTCGTGTGTTGCCAGCAATGTTCTTTAATAATGCCTTAGCATTTATTGGTGTCTTGTCCATGAATGCTCCTCCACTTGCTGCATCAAGCATTACACGATCAGTATCGTACAATCCCTCATAAAAGTATTGTATTAGTAAATGCTctaaaatctgatggttaggaCAAGATGCAACCAAATGTGTGAACCACTCATAGTAATCTCCAAAGGGCTCTCCATGTTGTTGTCGGATTGCACATATGTCTTTCCTTATGCTTGCAGCTTTTGTGGCCGGAAAATATTGCTCCAAGAATGCTTGCTTCACTTGGTTCCATGTGTTCATTGATCCCGAAGGTAAATTGTAAAGCCACTCCTTTGCCTTAGCTTCTAATGTAAATGGGAATGCCCTTAACTTGACTTGCTCCTTATCCACATTTGTTGGTCTCATTCCTGAGCATACCACGTGAAACTccatgagatgcttgttggcatCCTCTGTTGAGAAGCCATGGAACTTAGGCAAGTAGTGAATCATGCCGGACTTAAGCTCAAATCCTCCTTCTGCATTTGGATATGTGATGCACAATGGTTGTTGATCCGTATTTGGCATTGCCAACTCCCTCAATGTACGGTTATCAGCCATGCCTTCTTGtggttcctcctcctcttctgaaCTTAAATGTGGTGGAGAAGATGGTGGTAAAGACACCGATGCACACTTTTGCTTGATTTTTCTCTGAAGCTTTCGAAATGTTCGTTCAATCTCTGGATCGTAGGAAGCTAGATCAATGCTCTTAGACTTTCGAGTATGCATGTACTACAAAGAGTacctgaaataaaaacaaaaacactaattggacaagaaaagaaaacaatagaaaaataagtaatttagaaataacaatccccggcgacacggcgccaaaatttggtaGGCATAAATGCACaacacaaagtagcacacaaatatcctattaattttctttattaacactaaaatttgtcgattgtagcatatgaaaataagggtctttcccgcaaaagattgttttatccaaatacttaaaatgtcacaaaaacagggtggctgtctccactgaccagccaccgaacaataattattagactaacTTACACTTATCCAAATGCAACGAAATGTTATACACATAAACTAGACACACCAAGCTATGCTCACACAAAttgttgggatttttggagttgattagcTATTTCAATTAAATCGGACAAAACAGGACCTCAACAAGTTTCAAATAATACCAATAGATTTTAATTCACAAGTTaagaaaacgagttaggggatatgctatccaccaccaaataatcatgcaagcatgttatgtttcattcaaatcccttttatttccggatgaagatgctcaagttggctcactgttagaactcaacctattactctttcttacgtagtatgttaagagaatggcgttttcaacttaacttagtccctaacatgcaatctagaatggcgtgttcatagatttaacaagtagaaatcattaagaataaaaagagtttgagtcatcacaaggcattgtaagtactggcgttgtcttacttatcctagaaatcggttcacatgttaaccacaattaacaagtgctactctagaacatatgtaggtcctcattcaacaagggcaggtaaacatatattcatagcattaaaatcctagatatgctcactatgtatgcatccatagaaacacataaagaatttatcaatgacataagtagtgaaacaattttcatcctttcataaaagtcattcaaacaaaatatcacaacaactttacaatcatattcggggcttcaaaacagcccctaactaccaaaaattagttacacattattctcaaattaaaccaaaagtaaaacatgggtttgagaagataaaaccaagaaaaataaagtgaagcctcttcttctttccttccttgctcTCTGCCGTGCCTCTCGCTCTCTTCTGTATTCTATTTCTGCTCTATGTTTTTCTGCTTATTCTTCTCTACCTCTCACGCTTTCTGATCCTCACTTCTCTTTTGCAGTCTGCCGTGTGTAGATGACAAAGTAGAGCACAAAGGCCACAAGTGGAAGGCCATCTCATCCCACTTTGCTTTCTGATTTCtctctgtattttttttatttgacttttCTTCCAATTCCAACCTGTCCGCATGCATTTGCTGCTGTATGTTAATCATTCATCATGATTTTATGCTTTCTGctttctttgtttatttttttatgttgtatctGAAGTGCCCCTTGGCTTTTCTCTACTTTGTCCGTTGCCTTTAGCCAAAGGGCAATGACAATTCAAAGCACCAAGCCCATCATTCCTTTTGTTTCTGTCGGTCTCTCCTTCTCTGCGCCCTCTGCGCACTCCTTATTCCccctattttatttctttttttctgttGTACCTACCGCACTTGTCTCTCCActccttcttattcttcttttcttcattttgcttgaaattgatcctaaaacaaaattaactgcacattaacacaaggtaaggtaaaatgccacaattttaacacaaaaacatcacaaagactttagaaatggatggtataaatgcatgaaatatatgagtgatcagcCGGATGGCCACTATTCCCTGCTCAAAATCTTGGGATACTTTCCTGAGAGGTTTTTCTACATTAACTTTACCGAATCGCATTTTGAAGGTTAAAGACCGTATCAGGAGTTCAAAAACGATAAGATTTGAGATTTATGGCTCTTGAGGCTTACCTATGGTCGGAAAATCGAAAACTCGTCGGAGTTGGGTTCACTAAATGGTGATGCTCTGTTGCATCTCCATGCCAGCCGCGGTAGAGAGATGAGAGCTAGGAGGAtggttt
Above is a window of Malus sylvestris chromosome 15, drMalSylv7.2, whole genome shotgun sequence DNA encoding:
- the LOC126602928 gene encoding uncharacterized protein LOC126602928, giving the protein MHTRKSKSIDLASYDPEIERTFRKLQRKIKQKCASVSLPPSSPPHLSSEEEEEPQEGMADNRTLRELAMPNTDQQPLCITYPNAEGGFELKSGMIHYLPKFHGFSTEDANKHLMEFHVVCSGMRPTNVDKEQVKLRAFPFTLEAKAKEWLYNLPSGSMNTWNQVKQAFLEQYFPATKAASIRKDICAIRQQHGEPFGDYYEWFTHLVASCPNHQILEHLLIQYFYEGLYDTDRVMLDAASGGAFMDKTPINAKALLKNIAGNTRQFGGRDELPFKKVNEVIVAPKQVCGVCSMMGHATDMYPSLMDQGGLEQANALGGFQGQQRQKYDPYSNNYNAGWRDHPHLKWNNQDNRQQSVPNNYNRPPGFFQARPQAPFQP